The DNA region TCATTTGTAGCAGAAAAATCTACCCTATATTTTAAAATCTCTCTCAAATCCCTTTCATTTTTCTTTTCTTTTATAGCCAAAAATAATTCGCTTTCTTTTTGATTTATAGCATATATATTTAAAGAGAAAACATAAAATATAGCTAATACAATGATTAAACTTCTTTTTATTAAACAAACCATTAAATAAAACCTCTCGAGATTAGTTAATATTATAAACATTTATAATATTATATAGTAATAAATAATTATAACAATATATTATGATAACTAATTATTAAAGAATATATCATCAGGCTTTAAGCCTTCATTATTAGCAATCTCTCTGTCAGCACCAAGCTCTATAAGTAAATTGTAAGCCTCAGCCTTGTTATTAGCAGCAGCATAATAAAGAGCAGTCCAACCATCATTATCCTTAGCATTAATATCAACATGAAGCCTTTTTACTAAATAACTAATTACTTTTATATTATCATAAACAACAGCCATATGTAAAGCAGTAACATTTTTTTTAGTTTTGCTATTAATTAAATTCTCATTTTTATCTACTAAACTATTCATTATACGAACATTGCCAAAAGCAGCCGCATACAAAAAACTATTCCACCCCTCTTCATCATAAGTGTTAATATTAGCATTTTTTTTAATAAGCCTATTTACTATCCTACTGTCTCCATTGCTTTTAAATATTGCATAAAGTAAAGGAGTAGCACCGCCTATATAAACAGCCTCTCTGCTAAAATTATCTAATGCCGTATAATATCCGTTTGGAAGAGTTGCTTCTAAATTAATATTATCGCAGTCAAGTAAAACATCAACCGCTTTTATATTTTTATTTCTTATAGCAAAATGTAAAGCACTAAGTCCATAACCATCTTCAGCATTAATATTAGCACCATTTTCTATACTCTTTTTCAACTTTTTTATATCATTATCTCTTATAGCCTCAAATAATTCCCTATCAATATCACTTAATTCATTATACTTCATCATCACAAGCTCTCTAAGCCTAGTAGAAGGATACATACCATTATTGTCTGTAATCTGACTATTTGCCCCCAATTTTATAAGAAGCCTGTATGATTCAATGCTTTGAGAATTAGCAGCATGATAAAGAGCAGTCCAACCGTCAATGTCTCGAGAATTAATATCAATATTAAAATTAGTGCATATATATTCTATAACCTCATAATTATTATGACTGCTTGCTATATGAAGTATATTAACTCTAAACTCTGTTTCACTATTAACTAAACTTGGAGATTTTTCTGATATCAATTTTAAAGTATCAATATCAGAAAAAGCAGCAGCATACATAATACTATTATAGTTTTTATCATCTTTATCTTTTAAATATGAAGTATCTATATTATCTATAAATAATTTAATAATATCTTTTTTATCATTATAAATAGCATAAAGTAAAGGAGTAGCCCCCTCTAAATTGTTTTCATAATCTTTAGGAAGCCTTGATTTTAAGCTTTGTATATCATTTTCTAATACATATTTTATATAGTTAATATCATTATCTTCAATGGCATTAAATATTTTATTTACATAATTATCATAAGCATGCAAATTAGAAAATATTATAATAATAAATAAAATAAATATTTTTTTAATCATTTTAATACCCGTAAATTAAAAAGTAGTAGTAGTTCTATTATCTCTCAAATCTGTAATAGTAGAGTTAAGGTCATATTCTCTTCTAGGCAAACCAGCACCAGGAAAATCTGTAAGAGTGAATTCAATCCAGAACTCTTTATTCCAATAAGAACCTTTAACAGAACCGCTAGCAATATCTGAAGGAAGAGCAGAAGGCGATATAGAGAAAGTAGCTCTTAATTGCCAGCCGTCTAATTCATGCCATATACTAGTATTGATAGAACTTAATTTAAACAAACTGTCTATCCTTTTTTGAGAATCTCTAAAATTAAATGAATCAACAATATCCCAGAAAGGATTAACCCAAGTCTCATTTTCTCTTTCAGCATAAGACTTTATATATCTATAAGCTCTGTCATTTCTGCTTGTTGTAGAAAAACTAAAAGTAAATTGTTCTAATATTTTTAATTCAAACCCAAGTGAAAAAGCAGCAGAGTTATATTTATAATTAATAAAATCATGTTTATATGTTATATCAAAGAAAAATCTAAAATCATTTTTATAACCATCAAAGAATTTCTTTTTATTATTTCTTACCAATATCCAATCTGTAAGATTATCTATAGGAATAGGTATGTGAATAAGAGTATTAATAGCATTTTGAGTGAAGTTTGTACCGAGTAGGTTTTTAGATAAATCATAAGAAATATATGAAGAATCATAATATAACCTAGTAGAACCGCCTACTTCAGTTGTTAAGAATCTATTAGTGTTATGTATAAGTTCATAATTTTTAGTTTGGGCATTATATGTTGGTATGAGGTCATAACCTGTTCTAACAGTTCCTCTAATATCCCAGTTTAAATTAGGTATAAAAAATATGCTGTAACCTGTACCGCCTACATTCAAACTCGTGTTAATACTATGACTGCTAAAATCACCATTTTGATTTTCATTAGTATATGAAGAGTCTTTTTGTTTAAATCTATATCCAATATTATATGATGTATCCCAGCTTACAGATGGCGAAAAATAATTATCAAGCTTGTATGGAAGTATTGAGTTCGGCAAAAATACAGAGAGATTCATACTGCTTGCTAAACCTAAATATGTATTATCTCTATCATAAATTAAGTCTTCAGATTTAGGATCAATACTTTTTTGATAAGCATAATCAATATTAACATTAGGAGTAAATCTCATAAATAAATTGGTAAAACTTCTAGATAATCCACCGTTTAATTGTAAATTATTTCTTTCAGCTAATTTCTCATTTAATTGTTCATTAAGTTTAGGGTTATTATAGAATGCTATACCTTCAGAAGTTTTATAATCTATTGTGTGAGAATAATTCATGCTAATATTATAATTAATATTGAAATTAGGAAAATAATAAGAAGTCTCATCGCCAAAAATAGAACTATAACTAGCAGACAAAGATGGTAAAACTAATCTGCTTGGTTTAGGCATATAATAGTCAAAATTGGTATTATAATTTACAGATAAGTTTCTCACAGCAGTAAGATTCCATTCTGCACCAGCTCTTAAATTAACACCATATATACTACTATTAACATATATAGAGTTTTCTATATAACTCTCTGGATATGAATCTCCTATATCACTTAAATTTCCAGTAATAGCAGTAAATAATGACAATATATCCAAAGCCCCTCTTTGGTTATAAAAATCAGACTTAAAATATAAATCACTATTTAAATTTAATTTACCAGTAAGATAAGCATTAATATTTTCTCCGCTATATAATTGTATTGTATGGTCATACTGAAACTTGTATCTAGGTATAAATTTACCAGGCTTGCCGCCTGTAAAATAGTTTACATATCTAGTACCAAAACCAATACTAGAAGATATATAAGAATCAAGCAAATAATATTGTCTTCCCAAAGCAAACATAGCATCTAAAGACAAATTATGATACTGGCTGGTATATCTAATTTCATCTCCAATAAGAAAACCTAGCTTTTGATATGCATCAAACCTTATTCTATGGCTAACACCATATAAATCAAAAGTCTTACTGTTTTGCATATAAACACCTTCCCTCAAACTTTGACCGAAAGTGCTTATAATACCAGTACCAACATTGTTTTGAATAAATAAAGGGAAATAGAATACAGGCTGTCTTCCAACCCTATATATACTGTTAAATATTAATATCTTTTTTGTATCCCATAAATAAACTCTTGATGCTAAAAAGTCATGTGCTACTGGGGTGAGCCTAGAAAAACTTACACTGCTGTCATTGGCAAAAAAATCCGGGTCATTAAATTTTATTATATTTCCTTGAAGAGTAAAACTTTGGAATTTTGTGTTACCATTATATAAAATACCCTTCTTATCATCTTTATTGAGCATGAACCATTCGCCATTTAAAACGCTATCTCCAGATTCAACTTTCAAATTACCAGAAGCAAATATTTCACCCGTTTTCAAACTATATACAACCCTATCTGCACTCATAATATTGTTGTATACTTTAAGCTGTACATTTCCGTATAGTGCTATTAATTCTTCCCCAGCTTCTTCTATCTTATATCTTTCAACATAATCAGCACTTTTAAACTCTATCTGTCCGCCGCCTGTATTGATGCTAGCACGTGCTACATTTTTTATATTATCTTCGCCTGTAATTTTTATAACATCTACATTGACTTGCCTTTTGATAATTCTAGCTCTTAAACTAGCCTCATCATCATAAGGATAAATTTCTATGCCATAATTTCTTGCATATTCTGTTAATACATAATATGGAGTAAAATTAACTATATTGATAAAAGAAACAGGATTTCTTTTAGCATCAAATTGATTTATTTGCATTAATACGTTTTCATTTGTTCTAATATTATTATTATCTTGATTATTATCTTGTGCATATAAGTATGCATTAAATATTATTAAAGATAATAGTAATATCAAGACTCGCATTATTGCCTCTTAAAAATCACGTTTATCTTTTTTTAAGAAAATTTTATTTTAAAGAAATTACGTTTTCCTACTTTTAGTATACCCTCTTTATTTATATTAGAGTTTATATCCGTAATCTTTTCATTATCTAAAGTAACACTGCCTTGAGAAATCAATCTTTTCAAATTAGATTTACTTTCATTTTTCATGCATACAGATAAAATATTTAAAATATTATCATCTTTACCAACAACAATCTCTTCTATTTCATCAGGTACACCTTTAGAGCTAAATATTCTCTTAAACTCCTCTTCAGCATTATTAGCATCATCTTCTGTATGATATAATTTTACTATTTCTTTAGCAAGAATAGACTTAATGTTTCTAGGGTTATCGCCTTCTTCCATAGCCTTTTTATAATTTCTTATATCATTCATAGGTATATCTGTAACTAATTCCATATATTTAAGAATTAAACCATCAGGTATACTCATTGCTTTACCATACATATCTTTAGGACTGTCATAAACACCTATATAATTGCCTAAAGATTTACTCATCTTCTCAACACCATCTAAACCTTCAAGCAAAGGCACTGTTAAAACTGCCTGAGGAGATAGACCATATTCTTTCATTAGGGTTCTTCCAACAAGTAAGTTAAACTTCTGGTCATTACCTCCAAGCTCAACATCGCATTCTAAAGAAACAGAATCATAACCCTGTGCTAATGGATATAAAAACTCCATTATACTTATAGGCTGACCATTTTTATATCTTTTAGAAAAATCATCTCTCTCTATCATTTGTGCTACTGTGTATCTTGAAGTAAGCCCAAGCACATCAGCAAAACTCATCTTACCAAGCCATTTAGAGTTAAACTCAACTATAGTTTTTTCAGGGTCCAAAATTTTAAAAACTTGCTGTTTATAAGTTTCAGCATTTCTCAATACATCTTCTTCACTTAATCTAGGACGTGTTTTTGTTTTACCAGATGGGTCTCCTATTCTTCCTGTAAAATCTCCTATAAGAAATATCACTTTATGTCCAAGTAATTGAAAATGTCTCATCTTCCTTAAAAGTACAGTGTGTCCTAAGTGTATATCTGGAGCTGTTGGGTCAAAACCTGCTTTTACTGTTAATTTTTTTCCGCTTTTTAGTTTTTCTTTTATCTCTTCCAAGCCTATTATTTCGCTTGCTCCTCTTGTAATTAATTCTATAGATTCTTCTAAAGTGTATTGTTTCTCTTCCATACTTATATCAACCCTTATAAAATTTAAAATATATGAATCTATAATAATGTAAATTTTAATTAAAGTCAATTATTTAAAAAAATCTAAAATATATTATAATAATAATAAATCAAAAAAACATGAGGATAAGATAAATGGAAAATCAAGTTAATAGCGTAAATGTAGAAACTGCAGTTCAATTAATAAAAACAAATAAAGACTTACAACTATTAGATATTAGAGGTCCATATGAGGTAAAAGCTACTGGATTTATAGAAGGAAGCATGCTTTTAGACCCTAGCGACCGCCAAATTATAGAGACAATTGAAAACTTAGACAGAGACAAAGAATATTTATTATATTGCGCAAGCGGAGGACGTTCTTTTGCTGTATCGCAATATATGCTAAAAAAAGGATTCAAGCATTTAAATAACCTTATGAATGCTGGATATATGGAACTATCTATTGCTTTAGAAAATAGTAAATAATTTAATTTACACTATTGCAATAAACTTTAACTTATAATATAATAATTCAGATAGTTTAGAATAATTTAATTTTTTGGAGATAAATCAATGAAAAAAAATATACATCCAGAATACTATGAAACTGATGTAAATTGTGCTTGCGGTGCTAATTTTAAAATACATTCAGTTCAAAAAAACTTTACACGTTGACATTTGTCATAATTGTCACCCTTTCTTTACTGGTAAACAAAAAATATTAGATACTGCTGGTAGAGTTGATAAATTCAAAAAACGTTATGGCTTAAAAAAAATAATATTTAATCAATAAATATAAAAAATATTTAAGTCTATAAAGTATTATATCTGTATTATATACTTTGTAGACTTTATTTATTGATAAAGGCAGTTTATGGACAGCGACGGCGTTTACAAAAGAGTAAATATCAACAAAGTAATATCTCAAATATTAAAAACCAACCCTAACATAACAGAAGCCAAAGCAAACGAATTAGCATACAAAATGATAAAAGAACTTAACAAAGAAAGTTTCTTCTATGGTAGCTGATTTTGAAAACGGCGAAGGCGACTTTATGGCTTGTTATTTCGAATCTATAGAAAAGCAATAAATCCATTAAGATATAATAAAATAAAAAGTATAAATATTTCAGTGTTATTCAGAATATATATTGTATTTTTGATTATAATTAAATACTATCTCACTCAAATGCAGTCTTTTTGCTTCTTTTGGTCACAAAAAGAACTGGGGGTGTGGTGGGCAAAGCCACCACAAATAATAAATTTTAAAATTTAATTTTAGCATGTATTTAAACAGCTATATTTTGTAATGTAAGTTTTTATTTTATTCAACTTTTTCCCGCCTTCGCGGTGCGGACTTCGTCAAAGTTGCAAAAAGTGCAAGTTAAGAGAATAATACTAACTATATTTTACATGAGTAATATTAAACTAAAAACAATATAAATATTCATTAATTCGCTTTTAAAATATATATAATAACTGAATCATCTAAAGTAATTTTTTATCGAGATAATCTTTTGAAAGTCTTAAAACAAATGGTCTTCCATGCGGGCAATTAGTTAATATATTTTCTTCTTCAAGCAAATCAAGTAATGTTTGCATATCATTAAGAGAAAGTTTATCCCCTGCCTTTGGTGAATATTTACAAGATATTGTGCTGCATGTATGTTTTATTAATTTTTCTAAACTATTATTACTCTCTTTGGAAATATATATATCCAAAATATCTTTAATAATTTTATCTATCTTTTGATTCTTTGGTATATATATTGGAACTTCATCTATTATAATACTATTTTTTGAATTAGATTCAAACTTTATACCTATAGATTCTATTTGTTCTTTTGAAGAATTTAATATATCTATTTCATAATCTCTATATTCTATTTCACAAGGTATAAGCAGTTTCTCATATTCTAATTTACCGCTCATTAAAGTCTTGTATATTCTCTCGTAATTAAGCCTCTCATATGCTGCATGTTGGTCT from Brachyspira pilosicoli P43/6/78 includes:
- a CDS encoding ankyrin repeat domain-containing protein, with translation MIKKIFILFIIIIFSNLHAYDNYVNKIFNAIEDNDINYIKYVLENDIQSLKSRLPKDYENNLEGATPLLYAIYNDKKDIIKLFIDNIDTSYLKDKDDKNYNSIMYAAAFSDIDTLKLISEKSPSLVNSETEFRVNILHIASSHNNYEVIEYICTNFNIDINSRDIDGWTALYHAANSQSIESYRLLIKLGANSQITDNNGMYPSTRLRELVMMKYNELSDIDRELFEAIRDNDIKKLKKSIENGANINAEDGYGLSALHFAIRNKNIKAVDVLLDCDNINLEATLPNGYYTALDNFSREAVYIGGATPLLYAIFKSNGDSRIVNRLIKKNANINTYDEEGWNSFLYAAAFGNVRIMNSLVDKNENLINSKTKKNVTALHMAVVYDNIKVISYLVKRLHVDINAKDNDGWTALYYAAANNKAEAYNLLIELGADREIANNEGLKPDDIFFNN
- the rpmE gene encoding 50S ribosomal protein L31, giving the protein MLILKYIQFKKTLHVDICHNCHPFFTGKQKILDTAGRVDKFKKRYGLKKIIFNQ
- a CDS encoding LPS-assembly protein LptD — protein: MRVLILLLSLIIFNAYLYAQDNNQDNNNIRTNENVLMQINQFDAKRNPVSFINIVNFTPYYVLTEYARNYGIEIYPYDDEASLRARIIKRQVNVDVIKITGEDNIKNVARASINTGGGQIEFKSADYVERYKIEEAGEELIALYGNVQLKVYNNIMSADRVVYSLKTGEIFASGNLKVESGDSVLNGEWFMLNKDDKKGILYNGNTKFQSFTLQGNIIKFNDPDFFANDSSVSFSRLTPVAHDFLASRVYLWDTKKILIFNSIYRVGRQPVFYFPLFIQNNVGTGIISTFGQSLREGVYMQNSKTFDLYGVSHRIRFDAYQKLGFLIGDEIRYTSQYHNLSLDAMFALGRQYYLLDSYISSSIGFGTRYVNYFTGGKPGKFIPRYKFQYDHTIQLYSGENINAYLTGKLNLNSDLYFKSDFYNQRGALDILSLFTAITGNLSDIGDSYPESYIENSIYVNSSIYGVNLRAGAEWNLTAVRNLSVNYNTNFDYYMPKPSRLVLPSLSASYSSIFGDETSYYFPNFNINYNISMNYSHTIDYKTSEGIAFYNNPKLNEQLNEKLAERNNLQLNGGLSRSFTNLFMRFTPNVNIDYAYQKSIDPKSEDLIYDRDNTYLGLASSMNLSVFLPNSILPYKLDNYFSPSVSWDTSYNIGYRFKQKDSSYTNENQNGDFSSHSINTSLNVGGTGYSIFFIPNLNWDIRGTVRTGYDLIPTYNAQTKNYELIHNTNRFLTTEVGGSTRLYYDSSYISYDLSKNLLGTNFTQNAINTLIHIPIPIDNLTDWILVRNNKKKFFDGYKNDFRFFFDITYKHDFINYKYNSAAFSLGFELKILEQFTFSFSTTSRNDRAYRYIKSYAERENETWVNPFWDIVDSFNFRDSQKRIDSLFKLSSINTSIWHELDGWQLRATFSISPSALPSDIASGSVKGSYWNKEFWIEFTLTDFPGAGLPRREYDLNSTITDLRDNRTTTTF
- a CDS encoding rhodanese-like domain-containing protein, giving the protein MENQVNSVNVETAVQLIKTNKDLQLLDIRGPYEVKATGFIEGSMLLDPSDRQIIETIENLDRDKEYLLYCASGGRSFAVSQYMLKKGFKHLNNLMNAGYMELSIALENSK
- the tyrS gene encoding tyrosine--tRNA ligase, with translation MEEKQYTLEESIELITRGASEIIGLEEIKEKLKSGKKLTVKAGFDPTAPDIHLGHTVLLRKMRHFQLLGHKVIFLIGDFTGRIGDPSGKTKTRPRLSEEDVLRNAETYKQQVFKILDPEKTIVEFNSKWLGKMSFADVLGLTSRYTVAQMIERDDFSKRYKNGQPISIMEFLYPLAQGYDSVSLECDVELGGNDQKFNLLVGRTLMKEYGLSPQAVLTVPLLEGLDGVEKMSKSLGNYIGVYDSPKDMYGKAMSIPDGLILKYMELVTDIPMNDIRNYKKAMEEGDNPRNIKSILAKEIVKLYHTEDDANNAEEEFKRIFSSKGVPDEIEEIVVGKDDNILNILSVCMKNESKSNLKRLISQGSVTLDNEKITDINSNINKEGILKVGKRNFFKIKFS
- a CDS encoding 50S ribosomal protein L31, which codes for MKKNIHPEYYETDVNCACGANFKIHSVQKNFTR